The Maridesulfovibrio hydrothermalis AM13 = DSM 14728 DNA window CAGCGCCACCAAGGCTGCTTGAGCATGGTAAGAAAAGAAGAAAGACCGAGATAAAGAAAATAAAACGGTACCAACCACGCCCCAACTCCGACCATATCAACGAGCAGACCCGAAGCATATGACCCGGCCGGCCCAATCAAATTCTTAACTTTCCAGTTAGAACTGACGGCCTGATTAAGGGTCGGATCTCCCGAATGAAACGAGTACATGCTTATAAAAAGAAATACGGCTAAAAAGATCCAGAACATGCCGGAAATTTCTTTTGCGAACTTTTCGCTGGGCAGTGTCTCATCCTCCGTTTGATCCTCGAAAAGACGAGGGCAGATTGGTAAAGTTTCCGGAGAACTCGCTGTCCTCCGGAAATTTAGTATAAACTAATATTTATTTTTCGCGTCCGAGGTATTCGCTGGAACGGGTATCAACCTTAACTTTATCATTTTCATTAACAAAAAGAGGAACGTTGATGACAAGTCCAGTCTCAAGAGTTGCGGGTTTGGTTGCGTTACTTACACGGTCACCCTGCACGCCGGGATCAGTCTGAGCAATTTTGAGAACGACAGAGGCAGGCAGTTCCATACCGATAACTTCGCCATTGTAAAGCAGTGCTTTATTGGTTTCGCCTTCTTTGAGAAAACCGCCGGTATTGCCGATAACATCAGCAGGAACATTCATCTGCTCGTATGATTCGAGATCCATAAGCACGTAATCTGTACCGTCTTTGTAGAGGAACTGCATTTCTTTAGTAGCCATATCAGGCTTAACTACTTTCTCGCCGGAACGAAATGTCTGGTCAGTTACGCGACCGGTAAACATATTTTTCAGTTTAGTACGGACAAAAGCCCCGCCCTTACCGGGTTTGAAATGCTGGAATTCAATAATTTCAAAAGGTTTACCATCAATTTCAATCTTAAGCCCATTTCTAAAATCTTTAGTTGATATCATAATTCCTCCAATAAAATATTACTATGCAGGGCCGATAAAGGCCACATGGCAACGCCCTGCTGTCGGCAATTCAGGTTGTGACAGCAAAAATAATCATCGCTCAACTGATTGTTTATAATGATTTTATCAGCCCAAAGCCATAAAATTCAATTATACTCGTGAAAACAGGCCCGTTAATCGGCTGTCACATGCGAAAACAATGCTTGAACGGCAAAGGCATAGCTCATAATTCCGAATCCGGCAATTACTCCAATGCACTGTTTTCCCATAAAACTTTGCTGACGCGCCGGTTCTTCGGTTCTGGCCCATATATTACTGATGTGCACTTCGACACATGGAATTTCAATCCAAGCCAGACAATCAGCAAGGGCAAGACTTGTGTGGGTGTAGGCCCCGGCATTAAAGGCAACGCCGTCAATCTTATCTTTTCGAGCCTTTTCGAGCCGGTCAATCAAAGCTCCTTCAGAGTTGGACTGAAAAAATTCTAATCTTATTTCTTCCGCCTTGCCACCCATAATATTTTGCAAATGATCCGGAATATCTTCAATTTTATCAGACCCATAAATTTCAGGCTGGCGTTTTCCCACATATCCGAGATTGGGTCCATTAAGTATTAAAAAAGTTTTCATTTACTCCGCCTAATTTTTTCAGGTTGACCGAAATTTATTCTTGAAAGATTATGTGTATTGACTAGTCTGCATAAATAAGTGAACAGTCAGCGTTTAGCAAACATAAATAATCAAGGACAATTCCTTATGGATAATACACTTACATTAATTAAAACAGTATATGAGATCAATCAGCTTGAACTTGTAGCTGCACCGCAGATAATTTTAGCAGGACGTTCAAACGTTGGAAAATCCTCGTTGATCAACTGTCTCGCCAGTAGAAAAAAACTTGCCAAGATCAGCTCAACACCCGGTAAAACCAGAAGTCTTAACTATTATGAAGTAGAACCGCACGGGTATTATATAGTGGATCTGCCCGGATACGGCTACGCAAAATGTTCAAAAACTGAGCGCGCTAAATGGGGCAAACTGATTGATCGCTACCTGCAGGACAATGCATATATAGCTGCTGCCGCAGTTCTGCTGGACAGCCGCCTTACGCCGCAGAAAAATGATATTGAAATGATCTCATACTTCAAACATTGCAACGTCCCTATTCTGCCCATTATGACAAAGTCTGATAAAACCAAGCAGCGCGAACGGGCAAAAGTTCAGAGTCAATGGGAAGATATCCTGAAAGTCAAACCCCTTTGTGTATCCAGCAAAAGCGGCATGAATCGCACCAATCTCTGGAACCTGCTGGACAGAACAGCAATACCTGAACTGGCCGAGACTGCTTCCACAAAGACGGAGACAACTGAATAACCTGCACATTTCAGCTTTAAATTTAAGCACCTGATTTAAATATCAAGGTCAATTCCTTTACCAAATCAAGGAATTGACCTTTTTTATTTGGCTGCGCGTGCATCCTTAAATTTCATAATATATTTGCCGGCAGATTCAGGAACAAGAACCCATGCAAGACGCAGACAGGCTATGCTGCTTATCAGAATATTGCCGAACCATGCGGCAATAACAGGCGGCATCAAACCTGATGCCCCAGCCGATGCTCCCATCATAAACAGTGCGTAATAGACAAAAGTTAAAGCAAGTCCAAGACCGATATTCATATAAATATTTTCTGAAACAGTCACCAAAGCGAGGGAGACCAGCGCCATAGTCAGCAATGAAAAAGCATAAGCCCACTTAGAGTGCCATGCGGTAATCAGCCTATCCACATCAGACCCGCTGCGCTTCAGCTGTGCAATGACTTGATCCAGCTGCCAGAGCGGCAATTGTGCCGGATCAATACTGGGATCAACTACTTTAAAAACAGCCAGATTAAGCTTTATAGGCATAGTGAAAATCGGATGCTTTTTCGATGCAAAATGGTTCGGGCTAAGCTCGATGGCATTTTCAAGTTTCCAACCATACTTATCGCTGACTTCTGCACTATCGGATGTAATAACTCTCTCGACCCCGCTATTATCAGCAGCAAATTCATAAACAGTTATCCCTTTAGCCCGATTGCCAAACGGCATAACCTCCTTGGCCTCCACAACAAACCGCCCTTCTTTTAGCCATATATTTCGCAGAACACGCTTATCAAGCTGACTTTTGCGGACATCCTCCTTCCATATACGAAAAGCTTCCTGCTCCCCATACACCCCCACAACCTGAGAAAAAAGGAGCTGCCCCATTGACCAGAAAACAGCATAGATAATGAAAAAACGAACAAACCATGCAAGCGACAGGCCTCCGGTCCGCAAGGCGAGAAGCTCTTTGCTACGAGCCATAACACAAAGCTGCACAGTCATGGATATAAGAAAAACAGCGGGCAGAATCTGAGAAAAAATCATAGGCATCTTGACTATGAAATAACGCAAGATAGTCCCAGCCCCCAGTCCTGCTTCAATAAAATCATCAAGACGGTCAAATAAATCTGATAACAGATAAATTCCCGTGCCAACCCCGAGGGTTACACACATGAGAAATATATTCTGCTTAAGTACGTATGACGCCAGATGTCCGGGAAGCAATCTACGTATCATGCTGCCTTCCTCCTGAAAATTTTCAGGAATGAAAAACTGAAAGAATGTTCCATAACCGCCATTTTTAAAAGAATACCTGAAACTATCGCAAATGAAACATTAGGCAGCCACAACCCGATAACAGGCGTAAGAGTGCCACTCTCCCCGAAGGTAACTCCAAGGGACAGCATGGTATAATAAACAAGGAAAAGTCCCATAGAAATAATGAGTCCATACTGCTGTTTCATCCCCCTGAAAATACAGGCGATAGGCATAGCAAACATCCCTAGCACCAGACACGCCACAGGCAGGGCCAGACGCTTTTGAATTTCCACATCAACTTTACGTATAAACCGGGGATCTATCTCTCCGGCACGATCCCCGCCCCGACTGATGCGCACAAGTTTTTCCCATGACATCTCTTTGGGGCGAAGCTCGTCTACATCATATCCTTGTAAAATATTTGCCAAAGGAATTCGCACATCATAATTTTTAAATTTCAAAACACTGAGCTGTTCCTTCTCCTGCTGATAAATACGCCCGTTTTCGAGATGAATAAGCAGCCTGCCATGCGCCGGATCAGTGCGGATTTCCCCAAGCGGGGCTACAATGGTGGCTGTCATCCCTTTACGGGTACTGTCGCGCACAAAAACGGAATGCATCACCCCGTTTTTATCGTCCACTTTTTCAGCATAGAAAACCAGACCGGGAAAATCACGGTTGAAAACACCGGGCTGCATAGCGAGTTGACTTTGGGTACGGGCAAATTCCATTAAAGCATTACGAAAATTTTCCGTCCCCCATGAAAGGCCGTACATTGAGAAAAAAATATCCGCGCCGGTACACAGCAGGCAAAAGATTATCGGTGCAGGAAGCAGCCGGTAGAGACTAAGTCCTCCGGATTTAAGTGCGGTAATTTCATTATCCGCATTCATTCTCAGAAAAGTCAGAAAAATTGCCAGCATCGTGGCAATAGGGGTAAGGATTAACAGAAAAAAAGGGCACAAGTACATAAAAAGCTTGGCCATATCCAATATGCCAATACTTTGTCCCATAAAAAGATCTCTGAACTGCAAAAGCCTGCCGATAAGAATCAGGCCCATGAATCCGGAGATACTTAAAGTAAAAATGGAAATAAGTTCTTTAAATATCTGACGATGAAGAAGCTTCAATTTAATTCCCGCAGAGTGTGCAGACAATAATGTTTAAAGATAGCAGATACCCAGAAATAAAACAAACCCGATATTAACCGAGCCGGAACAGCGGGCATCAACAACAGTATGATCTAGTCACACTCAGGAGCAGTGCCGGAATTCTCCGCATAAAAACGTTCCATAAACTCCATATCTTTAGGAGAAAGATTAAATCTCATGGCGGCCTCTTCCAGCAGGGCGGCAAAGGGTTTACCGGTCTCGGTGCGCTGCTCGGATATCCACTTTATTGCTTTTCTGGTCAATTCGCACGGAGGAACTACAGTGGTCATATATAATTTCCTTTTTAAACTTTGTTAATTAATAATTAATCCTACACCAGCTTGCCTGCCCTTGCAACTTTGTGCAGCCTGACATAACCATTTCTAAACAAAACTTAAAACTGAATTAATTTTTTCCAACCTGACTAATAAAGGTATTAAAATGACATCTCTTTTTACCGCCGCAATTCTCGGTGTAGTCGAAGGACTTACTGAATTTCTTCCGGTTTCAAGTACCGGCCATTTAATCATCACCGGTCACCTGCTCGGCTTTACCGGCGAAAAAGCCGCAAGTTTTGAAGTGGCCATCCAGCTAGGGGCGATCCTTGCTGTTGTAGTGCTTTACTGGTCACGCTTCCGGGGACTTATCGTTCCTGCACCCGGACAACGTTTTTCCGGAGTAAGAGGGTTGTACATGCTCTTTTTAACCAGCCTGCCGGCTTCTGTCCTTGGACTTTTGACGCACGGCTATATCAAAGAACATCTATTCACCCCCTATACTGTGGCATGGGCGCTGGGCATCGGGGCAATCATGATTCTGATTGTAGAAAAAAAAGAACCCCGACCAAATTGTTTCACACTTGATGAAGTCACACCGAAACTGGCCCTTGGTATCGGTTTATTTCAGTGCCTTGCACTCTGGCCGGGCTTTTCGCGTTCAGCAGCCACCATCATGGGGGGGATGCTTTTAGGAGCCAAACGCAGCGTTGCTGCCGAGTACTCATTTATCGCGGCAGTTCCTATTATGTTCGCGGCCACCGGATATGACATGCTTAAAAGCTACAAATTATTTACAACGGCTGATATCCCTTTTCTGTCAGTCGGGTTTCTTGTATCGTTTGTATCAGCATGGATCGCGGTAAAAGGGTTTATCTACCTGCTGGGTAAACTGACTCTGCGCCCTTTCGCATATTACAGGCTGGCACTGGCTCCGCTGATACTTTTTTTCTGGAGTTAAAGGCCACTCCAGCGACAGCAACCAACTACAAAAACTGATTATTTTAAGAAAAATTTGAAAAAGTTATCTTTTTTACTTGCCAAGTACACCAAGACCGTATAGAAATTCTCCTCGTTGGACGGGAAGTCTAAACGAAGCATGGCGAGGTAGCTCAGTTGGTTAGAGCATACGGCTCATATCCGTAGTGTCGGGGGTTCAATTCCCTTCCTCGCTACCATGATTATATAAGACCCTGCTTTTGCAGGGTCTTTTTAATTACGGGGCATAAGTATCAGTATTTAATAGAATACATAATTTATGTCATTTTTTACTTGCCAAGCACGGCAAGAGCATATAAGAACTCTCCTCGTTGGACGGAAAGTTCACACAATCGTGGCGAGGTAGCTCAGTTGGTTAGAGCATACGGCTCATATCCGTAGTGTCGGGGGTTCAATTCCCTTCCTCGCTACCACGACAATTCAAGGCCCTGCAGATGCAGGGCCTTTTCTCATTTTAAGGAACTTTTCCCGACACATCCGTCTTATCCTTTTTCTTTTGCCCCGTGAAAAAAAACTATCTATAAATGAACCCTCCTTCGCAAACCAGCAGGCTTCACTCCGACAGCATAATGGAAGTCTAATTTAATTTTTCCAGCCTCAACTTTATTTTCAAAAAACGATATTTCTGGTAATGAAAGTACAGACTCATCAAATCTGTTACAGGGTTACCAATTTGAAAAATAGATGTCTCTCGGAAAAAAATGCTGCTAAAAAAACATCTTTATTCGCAAGAGTCAGCCTTTCATTGCTCTTTTTTTCGACGTTACTTTTGTGCGCCCAAAATGCTGATGCCAATGAAGACCTCGATAAAGTAACCCTTCAGCTTAAATGGTTTCATCAATTCCAGTTTGCGGGATACTATGCTGCGCTCGAAAAGGGGTACTATAAAGATGAGGGGCTGGATCTCACAATCATTGAACGGGATCTGAAGCTCAACCCGATTGATCAGGTTCTCGAAGGTAAGGCTGATTTCGGAGTCAGCAATTCAGAAATTTTGCTTCACTACCTGCACGGAGAAAAAGTTGTCCTTCTAGCTTCAATTTTTCAGCACTCTCCACTAGTTTTTATATCTAAAAACTCTCCCCTGCTTCACAGCCCGCATGATTTTATCGGCAAGAAAGTACTTTTGAGCTCAGATGCTCAAGATATTGAACTTAGGGTCTTGCTGAAAAATGAAGGTATCAGCTTAAATGATATCAGCTGGATAGACCGCTTTGCGTCCCCTGAAGATTACTTTGACCCATATATTGATGTTCTTGCAGCGTATACCACCAATCAACCATTTTATTTCGAAAATGAAAACAAACCGTATTCGATCATATACCCATCTACATATGGAGTAGATTTTTACGGTGATACCCTTTTCACTTCTCAAAAACAGGCGCAGCAACATCCGGAAAGAGTTCGAAAGTTCTTGCGAGCATCACTTAAAGGATGGCTGTATGCCCTTAACCATCAAGATGAGATAATTGATGTCATCATAAAAAAATTTGGATCACTCAAATCGAAAAAGCATCTGCAATTCGAAGCGAAAAAAATTCAAAAACTGATTCTGCCTGACCTCGTCAAAATCGGACATAGCAACCCGGTAAGATGGCAGCGCATTTCTGACAGCTTAAAAAAACTGGGCATGATCTCTGACCAGAAAGAACTCTCTGGTTTCTTTTTTGACCCATCTACAGGACGTTTTGTTGTAAAGACTGAAACAGCACTGTATGTAACAGCGCTTTTCTCAATAATTATTTTAATATTAGCCCTCACTATCTACATCGCCAGAAAACTTAAAAAAGAAATCAACTCACGCAAAATAATAGAAACCAAGCTCAAAAAAAGTGAAAAGTATTATCGAAGTTTATTCGAAAACACAGGTACTGCAACAGTAATACTTACCGAAGATTTTTATATTAAACATTGTAATGAAAATTTTGCAGAGCTAAGTGGTTTTAAATGCGCAGAAATTGAAAATACTAAGAAGTGGACAGAATTCGTAACTCAAGATGAACTGCATCGAATGCGCGAATATGCTCTAACGCGGAAAGACTCTAAAATACCTACTCCGACCTCCTATGATTTCAAATTTCTGAGAAGAAACGGTGAAATCAAAAATATTCATGTTTATGTTGAAAGGATAGACGGTTCAACAGATCGGGTTGCATCACTGATTGATATGACAGAAAAAGTCAAAACACAGGAACTGTTAATTCAAACTGAAAAAATGCTTTCTGTAGGCGGTCTTGCGGCTGGCATGGCTCACGAAATAAATAACCCCCTTGCCGGAATACTTCAAGGTGCGCAAAACATTAAACGCCGTATCTCCACAGACAATAAAACAAATATAGAAATTGCCAGAAGCAAAGGCTGCTCCTGTGAGCAGATAAATGACTACCTCGAAGAAAGAGGGGTTATAAGGATACTTGACGGAATTAAAAATTCCGGAGAACGTGCGGCTACGATAGTTAAAAACATGCTGGATTTCACAAGGCGAAATGAATCAGGACGTACCGGATGCGACATCAATACCCTGCTTGATGGAATTATCGACCTTATTTCCTGCGATTATGATCTAAGGAAAAAATATGATTTCAAACACACAGAAATTATAAAAGAATATGCACATAACCTTAGCTTAACAAACTGCTATCGTATCGAAATTGAACAGGTTTTTCTTAATCTGGTAAAAAATGCTGCCTA harbors:
- the efp gene encoding elongation factor P; translated protein: MISTKDFRNGLKIEIDGKPFEIIEFQHFKPGKGGAFVRTKLKNMFTGRVTDQTFRSGEKVVKPDMATKEMQFLYKDGTDYVLMDLESYEQMNVPADVIGNTGGFLKEGETNKALLYNGEVIGMELPASVVLKIAQTDPGVQGDRVSNATKPATLETGLVINVPLFVNENDKVKVDTRSSEYLGREK
- a CDS encoding ABC transporter substrate-binding protein → MKNRCLSEKNAAKKTSLFARVSLSLLFFSTLLLCAQNADANEDLDKVTLQLKWFHQFQFAGYYAALEKGYYKDEGLDLTIIERDLKLNPIDQVLEGKADFGVSNSEILLHYLHGEKVVLLASIFQHSPLVFISKNSPLLHSPHDFIGKKVLLSSDAQDIELRVLLKNEGISLNDISWIDRFASPEDYFDPYIDVLAAYTTNQPFYFENENKPYSIIYPSTYGVDFYGDTLFTSQKQAQQHPERVRKFLRASLKGWLYALNHQDEIIDVIIKKFGSLKSKKHLQFEAKKIQKLILPDLVKIGHSNPVRWQRISDSLKKLGMISDQKELSGFFFDPSTGRFVVKTETALYVTALFSIIILILALTIYIARKLKKEINSRKIIETKLKKSEKYYRSLFENTGTATVILTEDFYIKHCNENFAELSGFKCAEIENTKKWTEFVTQDELHRMREYALTRKDSKIPTPTSYDFKFLRRNGEIKNIHVYVERIDGSTDRVASLIDMTEKVKTQELLIQTEKMLSVGGLAAGMAHEINNPLAGILQGAQNIKRRISTDNKTNIEIARSKGCSCEQINDYLEERGVIRILDGIKNSGERAATIVKNMLDFTRRNESGRTGCDINTLLDGIIDLISCDYDLRKKYDFKHTEIIKEYAHNLSLTNCYRIEIEQVFLNLVKNAAYAMYETSKIRPPKLTLRTKADELYTIIEIEDNGPGMSNKVKRRIFEPFFTTKSPGLGTGLGLSVSFFIITQNHKGIFEVDSELGKGSKFTIKIPKV
- a CDS encoding type II 3-dehydroquinate dehydratase yields the protein MKTFLILNGPNLGYVGKRQPEIYGSDKIEDIPDHLQNIMGGKAEEIRLEFFQSNSEGALIDRLEKARKDKIDGVAFNAGAYTHTSLALADCLAWIEIPCVEVHISNIWARTEEPARQQSFMGKQCIGVIAGFGIMSYAFAVQALFSHVTAD
- the lptF gene encoding LPS export ABC transporter permease LptF — protein: MKLLHRQIFKELISIFTLSISGFMGLILIGRLLQFRDLFMGQSIGILDMAKLFMYLCPFFLLILTPIATMLAIFLTFLRMNADNEITALKSGGLSLYRLLPAPIIFCLLCTGADIFFSMYGLSWGTENFRNALMEFARTQSQLAMQPGVFNRDFPGLVFYAEKVDDKNGVMHSVFVRDSTRKGMTATIVAPLGEIRTDPAHGRLLIHLENGRIYQQEKEQLSVLKFKNYDVRIPLANILQGYDVDELRPKEMSWEKLVRISRGGDRAGEIDPRFIRKVDVEIQKRLALPVACLVLGMFAMPIACIFRGMKQQYGLIISMGLFLVYYTMLSLGVTFGESGTLTPVIGLWLPNVSFAIVSGILLKMAVMEHSFSFSFLKIFRRKAA
- a CDS encoding LptF/LptG family permease; this encodes MIRRLLPGHLASYVLKQNIFLMCVTLGVGTGIYLLSDLFDRLDDFIEAGLGAGTILRYFIVKMPMIFSQILPAVFLISMTVQLCVMARSKELLALRTGGLSLAWFVRFFIIYAVFWSMGQLLFSQVVGVYGEQEAFRIWKEDVRKSQLDKRVLRNIWLKEGRFVVEAKEVMPFGNRAKGITVYEFAADNSGVERVITSDSAEVSDKYGWKLENAIELSPNHFASKKHPIFTMPIKLNLAVFKVVDPSIDPAQLPLWQLDQVIAQLKRSGSDVDRLITAWHSKWAYAFSLLTMALVSLALVTVSENIYMNIGLGLALTFVYYALFMMGASAGASGLMPPVIAAWFGNILISSIACLRLAWVLVPESAGKYIMKFKDARAAK
- the yihA gene encoding ribosome biogenesis GTP-binding protein YihA/YsxC, encoding MDNTLTLIKTVYEINQLELVAAPQIILAGRSNVGKSSLINCLASRKKLAKISSTPGKTRSLNYYEVEPHGYYIVDLPGYGYAKCSKTERAKWGKLIDRYLQDNAYIAAAAVLLDSRLTPQKNDIEMISYFKHCNVPILPIMTKSDKTKQRERAKVQSQWEDILKVKPLCVSSKSGMNRTNLWNLLDRTAIPELAETASTKTETTE
- a CDS encoding undecaprenyl-diphosphate phosphatase, whose amino-acid sequence is MTSLFTAAILGVVEGLTEFLPVSSTGHLIITGHLLGFTGEKAASFEVAIQLGAILAVVVLYWSRFRGLIVPAPGQRFSGVRGLYMLFLTSLPASVLGLLTHGYIKEHLFTPYTVAWALGIGAIMILIVEKKEPRPNCFTLDEVTPKLALGIGLFQCLALWPGFSRSAATIMGGMLLGAKRSVAAEYSFIAAVPIMFAATGYDMLKSYKLFTTADIPFLSVGFLVSFVSAWIAVKGFIYLLGKLTLRPFAYYRLALAPLILFFWS